In Rutidosis leptorrhynchoides isolate AG116_Rl617_1_P2 chromosome 2, CSIRO_AGI_Rlap_v1, whole genome shotgun sequence, one genomic interval encodes:
- the LOC139893774 gene encoding alkane hydroxylase MAH1-like, whose translation MAFLIYMIFLFTLPSLLYLLIIIHISRNKNNIIPTNWPIFGMVPKAIANSHRIHDYITGILEYSGGTFLFKSCLIMKVNRLCTTNPLDVHHILSKNFNNYPRGDVFQNIFDVLGDGFTNTDGDIWDFHHKTIKSLLKSTCFQSQLEYTVWNKVEEGLRPILEYVSKQEVEIDLQDVFQRFSFDTICKLLFDNDPKSLSLGFPNVPSEKALSDLEEAILFRYILPSSFWKFQQLLGIGNEKKLSDAVKTVDEFIYKYLAKKQDEITKFSNNLQEEKFKLSASLMKEYKDHGGTSGDPIKFLRDTLLNLIVAGRDTTSSSLSWLFYLLDKNPKVEDKIHEEIHTQLKTNKDDNLKDFHAIELGKLVYLHGALLEALRLFPPVPFQVKTPSQPDVLPSGQKVDQNTMIVLSFYSMGRMKSIWGIDCMDFKPERWISTDGRIIHEPSYKFTAFNAGPRTCLGKQMSFTQMKIVAATIIYQYHVDVVEGHLVFPSDSILLKMKNGLKVRLTKRSKIRM comes from the coding sequence ATGGCTTTCCTTATATACATGATCTTTCTTTTTACATTGCCCAGTTTGCTATACCTTCTAATTATCATTCACATATCTAGAAACAAGAATAATATCATCCCTACAAATTGGCCAATTTTTGGAATGGTACCAAAAGCCATTGCAAATTCTCATAGAATCCATGACTATATCACTGGTATTCTAGAGTACAGTGGTGGTACATTCTTGTTCAAAAGCTGTCTGATAATGAAGGTGAATAGACTTTGTACAACAAATCCATTAGATGTCCATCACATTTTGAGCAAAAACTTTAATAATTATCCGAGAGGCGATGTGTTTCAAAACATCTTTGATGTCCTTGGAGACGGATTTACGAACACAGATGGAGACATATGGGATTTTCACCACAAAACCATCAAGTCTCTTTTGAAATCGACTTGTTTTCAAAGCCAGTTAGAGTATACTGTTTGGAACAAAGTCGAAGAAGGGTTAAGGCCTATACTTGAATATGTGTCAAAACAAGAAGTAGAGATTGATTTGCAAGATGTGTTTCAAAGGTTCTCTTTTGATACCATATGCAAATTGCTCTTTGACAACGATCCTAAAAGCTTGTCGCTCGGTTTTCCAAATGTTCCATCCGAGAAAGCTTTGTCGGATTTGGAAGAAGCGATCTTGTTCAGATACATATTACCTTCAAGTTTTTGGAAATTTCAACAACTACTTGGaatagggaatgagaagaagttaAGTGACGCAGTGAAAACGGTTGATGAGTTCATATACAAGTACTTAGCCAAAAAACAAGATGAAATTACTAAATTTAGTAATAATCTTCAAGAAGAAAAGTTCAAATTATCAGCATCTCTAATGAAAGAGTACAAAGACCATGGTGGGACTTCAGGGGATCCTATCAAGTTTTTAAGGGACACCTTACTGAACCTAATCGTTGCAGGACGAGATACAACAAGTAGCTCGCTTTCTTGGCTCTTTTATCTTCTTGACAAAAACCCGAAAGTAGAAGACAAGATCCATGAAGAAATTCACACACAACTAAAAACAAATAAGGATGATAACTTAAAAGATTTTCATGCCATAGAACTAGGAAAACTAGTTTATCTTCACGGTGCGTTATTGGAAGCCTTAAGGCTTTTTCCACCTGTCCCATTCCAAGTCAAGACGCCATCACAACCAGATGTTCTTCCAAGTGGgcaaaaagttgaccaaaacacgATGATCGTACTATCTTTCTATAGCATGGGAAGGATGAAATCGATATGGGGAATAGATTGCATGGATTTTAAGCCCGAAAGGTGGATCTCAACGGATGGAAGGATCATACATGAACCATCTTACAAGTTTACGGCGTTTAATGCTGGACCAAGAACTTGTTTAGGTAAGCAAATGAGTTTCACTCAAATGAAGATAGTGGCAGCAACAATCATATACCAATATCATGTTGATGTTGTTGAAGGGCACCTTGTGTTTCCTAGTGATTCCATTTTACTCAAGATGAAGAATGGATTGAAAGTAAGATTAACTAAAAGAAGTAAAATAAGAATGTGA
- the LOC139893773 gene encoding cinnamoyl-CoA reductase 1-like, which yields MATIKGKIVCVTGAGGFVGSWLVKLLLSKNYIVHGTVRNPSDEKYAHLMRLEKASENLKLFKADLLDYESICAAIVGCDGMFHTASPVPSSSVPNPEVELIEPAVNGTLNVLKACCEVNVKKVVYVSSVAAVMMMPNKPVDQVMDETFWSDQEFCKSNNDWYCLSKTQAESQAWEFSKRNGIDFLSVCPTLVIGPMLQKTMNASSLVLIRLLKEGYEELENRVGLFVDVRDLADALLLVYYPDYKYPNRFIEPKGLYTVTSEKLQKLGWRYRPLEETLVDSVENYDQNGLLGTK from the exons ATGGCAACAATAAAGGGAAAAATCGTGTGTGTAACAGGTGCAGGTGGTTTTGTAGGCTCTTGGTTGGTTAAGCTTTTGCTTTCTAAAAACTACATTGTTCATGGCACCGTTAGAAACCCTT CGGATGAGAAATATGCCCATTTGATGAGATTAGAGAAAGCATCTGAAAACTTGAAGTTATTCAAGGCTGATCTTCTGGACTATGAGTCAATTTGTGCAGCCATTGTGGGGTGTGATGGTATGTTTCATACTGCTAGTCCAGTTCCATCTAGTTCTGTACCAAATCCTGAG GTAGAATTGATTGAGCCAGCCGTTAACGGTACGCTCAATGTCCTTAAGGCATGTTGTGAAGTAAATGTGAAGAAAGTTGTGTACGTGTCCTCTGTAGCCGCGGTTATGATGATGCCTAACAAACCCGTTGATCAAGTAATGGACGAGACTTTTTGGTCCGATCAAGAATTCTGCAAATCAAATAAT GATTGGTATTGTCTTTCGAAGACACAAGCAGAGAGCCAAGCATGGGAATTTTCAAAAAGAAACGGTATCGATTTTCTGTCCGTATGCCCAACTCTAGTTATCGGGCCCATGCTGCAGAAAACAATGAATGCTAGTAGCTTGGTTCTTATTAGGCTCCTTAAAG AAGGATATGAAGAACTGGAGAACAGAGTGGGGTTATTTGTAGATGTACGTGATCTGGCCGATGCGCTGCTTTTGGTATATTATCCTGACTACAAGTATCCAAATAG ATTTATTGAGCCAAAAGGATTATATACAGTTACATCTGAGAAACTACAGAAGCTGGGGTGGCGTTACAGACCACTTGAAGAAACGCTTGTTGACTCAGTTGAGAATTACGATCAAAACGGTCTTCTGGGTACAAAATAG